From the genome of Chelonia mydas isolate rCheMyd1 chromosome 2, rCheMyd1.pri.v2, whole genome shotgun sequence, one region includes:
- the LOC102931362 gene encoding LOW QUALITY PROTEIN: small integral membrane protein 4-like (The sequence of the model RefSeq protein was modified relative to this genomic sequence to represent the inferred CDS: deleted 1 base in 1 codon; substituted 2 bases at 2 genomic stop codons): MYFRAKLRCLLQMVPENQYFGKYRSLPFFFLLXGTMEXFMINVWIGKETFYDVYHRKQSQRQYEQRKEER; encoded by the exons ATGTATTTTCGTGCA AAATTACGGTGCCTCTTGCAGATGGTGCCAGAAAACCAGTACTTTGGCAAGTACAGAtcccttcctttcttcttcctcctc taAGGAACCATGGAGTAGTTTATGATAAATGTCTGGATTGGCAAGGAGACCTTTTATGATGTTTACCACAGGAAACAGTCTCAGAGACAGTATGagcaaaggaaggaagaaagatga